In Anaeromusa acidaminophila DSM 3853, the DNA window CCTTGGGACGGCGTCAGTCAGCCTAAGTATACGGCGCCGAAGGAAGGCACGAAAACCAACTGGAAGTATCTTGACGAACAGGGCAAGTACTCTTGGGTTAAAACGCCGAAATGGCGCGGCAAGATGGCCGAAGTAGGGCCGCTGGCCAAATACATTGTTATCTATGTCAAAGTAAAAAAAGGCATTATTACCGAGCCGACATGGCTGGAAAAAATGATGGTGGATCAGATCGACTTTGTTTCGAAAGTGCTGGGCGTAGCGCCGGAAAAATGGCTGCCCACCACCTTGGGACGCACCGCTGCCAGAGCTCTTGACGCCCAGGCCAACGCCTATGTGGCCAAGTATTTCCAAGACAAGCTCTTGGCTAACATCAAAAGCGGCGACACTATTGTGGCAAATACGGAAAAATGGGACCCGTCTACTTGGCCGAAAGAGGCCAAGGGCGTGGGCTTGGTGGAAGCGCCTCGCGGCGCGCTGAGCCACTGGATCGTGATTAAAGACGGCAAGGTGGCCAATTACCAGGCGGTGGTACCCAGCACCTGGAACGCCGCACCTCGGGACGACGCCGCCGGTCACGGCCCCTACGAGGCCAGCATGATCGACACTAAGGTGAAGATTCCCGACAAACCGCTGGAAATTCTGCGGGTCGTCCACTCCTTTGATCCTTGCCTGGCTTGCGCCACGCATCTGTACGATACGAAGGGCAAAGAAGTGGCGGTTGTGCGCTGCGGTGAGTGTTGAGCGGGACTACCATTTTATGAAAAAAGGCAGGGCGAATCTTTCTCTCTGCCGCTTAGACTCACGGGGACGGTTCTCGTGAGTCTTTTTTCTTTTCTGGTTCAGGGGGACGGTTCTAGTGAACCACTGGTTCGCCAGAACCGTCCCCTTGAACCAAACACTCTAAAGAATATTTAATAAGATGTGTAAATTTATTTACATGATTTCCCAAATTGAGTAGACTGTTTATAAGGGACAAGTTATAGACTCAAATTAGTGTTGAGAAATGAGGGAATAAAATGAATTTCCTGTTGAACATGAAAATCTCACGCAAATTGCTGGTCTTGACAATTACCTCGTCATTGCTGTTGCTGGCGGTAGGTCTTGTGGGATACTACTATGTCAGAGCAGGTCATGATCAAATTACCGAGATCTTTGAAAAACATGTGGCAGGTTTAGATATTTCCCAAGATTTGAGACAGCAAAATAGAGCGCGCCAAGGTCTTTTGCTTCGATTAATTACTGCTGACCAGAGTGAACAAGGGAAGCTTATTGAGCAACTGAAGAAAAGGGATAAAGACTTTGCTGCTTTAATTGATAAACTCGAAAAAATGAATTTGAACAATGATGAGAAGCAGTTAGTAGATAAGATTAAAGCATCGGCTGCAAAGTACTTGGATTTGCAAAATAACATTATCAAATTGTCAATTTCCAATAAGTCTGGAGACGCGCTAACTTTCTATAAGCAAGGCGAAGGTTTAGTGGAAGGACTTGCGGACGAGATACGAGCTTTGGTCAAAAACCAAGAAAAAGAGATTGCAATTGTTCATGAAGCAAATGAACAAGACTATAAAAAATCAGTCATGCTATTATTGGGAATTAGCGCTATTTCCATCGTACTGACCTTTATGTTGGGCCAATATATATCCAGACTCATTGTCAAGCCGGTAACAGGCGTAGTACAAGAAGCAGCGCTGATTGCGAAAGGAGATTTAGCTTCAAAAGACCTTGTGTTACAAAGCCGCGATGAGATGGGCAAGCTAACAGCGGAATTTAATAGCATGAAGTCTAACTTGCGTCAGTTAATAAAGAGTGTAGCACAGTCAGCCGAGCACCTCTCGGCGTCTTCTGAGCAATTAACAGCCAGCGCAGAACAGTCTGCTCAAGCCGCAAATCAAGTAGCTTCGACAATTACCGAAGTGGCAAAGGGAGCGGAAAAACAGACAAATGCGATTACTAGCATGTCTGCTTCTGTTAGCAAGATTTCCGTTAGCATTCAACATGCGGTGGTAAACAGTAATACTGCGACAACAACGACAGATAAAAGCGCCTTAGCTGCACAAGCAGGGTTGGGAGAAATTTCAACAGCAATCGAGCAAATGGCGAGTGTTGAAAAGACGGTTGACAGGTCCGCTGCAATGGTTGCAAAATTGGGCGAACGTTCGCAGGAAATTGGACAAATCGTTGATACTATATCTGGTATTGCAGGACAAACCAATCTGCTAGCGTTAAATGCAGCGATTGAAGCGGCAAGGGCTGGTGAGCAAGGCAGAGGCTTTGCGGTAGTTGCTGAAGAGGTGCGAAAGCTTGCTGAACAGTCCCAGGAAGCAGCCAAGCAGATTGCTTCCTTAATTGGAGAAATTCAAGAAGATACCAATAAGGCCGTTCTGGCCATGAATGCAGGTACGAGTGAAGTTAAAAAGGGAGCGGAAGTGGTAACTTTAGCCGGTGAATCCTTTGATAATATCGCTCAGCATGTCAATGTGGTTTCAAGGCAAATTAAAGAAGTATCATCTATTATGCAAGAAATCGCTTTTGAGAGCCAACAGATTGTGGAGGAAGTACATCAAATTGATGATATTAGTAAAAATGCGCTCGATCATACGCAAACCGTTTCTGCAGCAACCGAAGAACAATCTGCATCAATGAAAGAAATCGGCGTCAATAGTCAAAGCTTGGCAAAAATGGCGGAAGAGCTGCAACAAGCTGTTCAAAAATTTAAGATTTAAGGCGATACTATCAAGGAAAGAGAAGCGGCAGGGAATATTCCCTGCCGCTTCTCTTTCAATCTTTTGTTTCTCAAGAAGAGTCCTCCCTAGTCTTAGCGCCTTAGGAGATAAGGGGAAACTTCAAGATGATCGTCGTACCTTGGGAGGGAACGCTTGCTACCTGGATAGTGGCGTTGTGCTGGGCGGCGATCCAATGGGCGATAGACAGGCCCAGACCGGTACCGCCGGTGGTTTTGGAACGGGACGAGTCTACCCGGTAAAAGCGGTCAAAGATTTTGGCTTGCTCTTTTTTCGGGATACCTATGCCTGTATCAGTGATGGTAATTTCCAAATGGGTATTGATTCTTTGCGAGGCCAGCGTAATGACACCGCCGTCTGGCGTATATTTGATGCTGTTTTCAATAAAAATGCGCAGCATTTGCTTAATGGCGACAGCATCCGCCAAAATGGAAGCTTGCTGGTTTTGGCTTAGCAGTACCTGGTGCTGCGGGGCGATCAGCCTGGTTTCTTGGAAAATATCCTCCAGCAGGGGCGGCATGAGAAGTGCATCTTTAGTCAGCGTTTGTTTGTTCTGGTCGGTGCGTGCCAGGAAAAGAAGTTTTTCGATTAAATTATGCATGTTGGCAGCTTCTGACTTTATCGCTTCAATTCCTTCGGTTAAGGCGGCGCCATCTTGCTTGCCCCAGCGATCCAGCATGTCGGCATAGCCGCTGATTACGGTAATCGGTGTGCGCAGCTCATGGGAAGCGTCGGCCACAAAACGTTGTTGTTGTTCAAAACCTGTCTGAATGCGGTTCAACATATGATTGAAAGTCGCCGCCAGCTCATGCAGTTCGTCCTTGCTGTTGCTTAAAGGGATTCGTTTCCCTAGGTCATGAATCTCAATTTCCTTAGCGGTGGTAATGATGGTTCGCAAGGGCTGCAGCGTTTTGCGGCTGATAAACATGCCGGCCAGGATGGCGATTAAAAGTCCAAGGGCTGTTGTGAGGAACAAGCCCCTGATTAATGTTTTTAAAAAGTTTTTTTCCGCCGCCATGGTTTTAATGATTTGTAGATGGTAGGTGTGGCTGCCATAGGATACATGCGCAGTTGTGTAGTAGAAGTACATATCGTTTACGTGCAGGATGCGCAGCGGCGTATTTAGCAGCAAGGCCGGATTGAGAGGGTCGTGTTCTATCTCCGCTTTCTCCATGACCGATTGATTGCTGGGCATATGAGGAGCGCTGTCGACAAGCAGCTGATTTTGCTCATCGGAAATTCGCAAAATGATGCCCGGGAGGAGAAGATTCTCTTTGAGCAAGCGCTGGTCGACCGGCTCGCCGGAAGCGATATGACGAGATAGGGTATCTACGCTTAGATCAATATCTGCGACGGCTTGATCGTAGAGCACGTAATACAAGCCAGCTACGGTCAAGGAACTGGTGAAGAGCAAAATGAGGCTAAGTATGGCCGTATATAAAAAAGTCAGCTTAATGGAGATGGGAACAGGAACGCCTTTAATCTTTGACCACATAACCGACTCCTCGCACGGTATGAATGTATTTTTCACCAAAGCGTTCATCCAGCTTGCTGCGCAAATAACGAATATATACGTCGACGACATTGGTATCGCCTAGATAATCATATCCCCAGACCTCTTGGAGAATATGTTCGCGGTCAAGGACGACATGCTTGTTGCGAACTAAATACTCCAAGAGGTCATATTCTTTTTTTGTTAGTTCCACCAATTGACCGTCAACTTGCGCTTCATAACGGCTGGGATGCAAAACAAGGTTTTTCAGATGCAAAGTATTTTCCTTGAGGCCGGAGACGTTGCGTTTGCGAAGCGCTGCGCGGATGCGAGCCAAGAGCTCCCGGATGGCGAAGGGTTTGGTCAGGTAGTCATCGGCGCCGATGTTGAGTCCCTCGACTTTATCGTCGAGCTCACCTTTGGCTGTGACCATGATGATGGGAACATCCGATACTTCTCGGACGCGCTTGCAAATTTCAATGCCGTCCATCTCGGGCAGCATAACGTCCAATAAAACAAGATTAAAATTTTCCTGCACAATTCGTTCCAGGGCATGGCGGCCATTGGCCTCAATCTCGGTGGTAAAGCCTTCATGCTCCAGCTCCAGTTGTAAAAAGCGAGCGATTTTCCATTCATCTTCGACAATGAGAAGATGGGATGCTTTGCTTGTCATACAAGTAACCTCCATCGTTAGCGTAGCTATAAGTATATAAAACCACTTTTTTTCTTGGAGCGAAAGAGGAGTTTTTCTTTTTAATCCAATTCTAATCTTTGTGTAATCTCTGTCTAATCTTTGGCTTTTATGATGGTACTAGAGAGGACGCGACAGGCGCAATGAAAGAGAGGCTGAAGATGAGTTTGCTTGCAGAACGGGCGGAGTTTATGCTTCGCTTTCTAGAAGAGCCTGCTAAAATCGGCAGCATTACTCCTAGTTCCATGTTTCTAGCGCGCAAGATGTTGGGGGAGTTACCCTGGCCGGAGCTGGATACTATTGTTGAATTGGGAGCGGGTACAGGAGTATTTACAGGGTACATTTCTCAAAATAAACAAAAGAGTGCGAAGACGCTCGTTGTAGAGCAGGACCGAAGTATGCGGGAAACCTTGCGTGAAAGGTATCCGGAATTTTTTTACGGAACTAGAGCGGAAGAATTGCCTGCGTTGCTACGATACTTTAATTTGCCGCAAGCGGATTGCGTTATTTCGGGGCTGCCTTTTGCGACCTTTTCCAAAGAGGAAAGAAATCAAGTCTTGTTAGCAGTCAGTCAATCGTTAAAGACAAACGGAGTATTTGTGGCGTTTCAGTATTCTCTACAAATGCGAAGCTTAGTTAAAAAGTATTTTCGGGAAGTGCGTATTCGCTTTGCGCCGCTTAATTTTCCGCCGGCCTTTATCTATTACTGCAAAAAATAGGTTTTAGTGCAACGTTTGGTAAAATACTAGCGGTGCTAATGAAATAGTACTGGCTATTAAAATAGAGCGTAGCAAGCACTGTCCGCAAAACTGCGGGCAGTGCTTTTTTACGCAGATTGAAGTTCTTTTATGGTCTTTTTAATCTGATTTTAATCTCCTTCTTAGACTTGTCTAATCTTGCCTCTATATACTGCAAATAGTGGCAAACGCCAATAAGCATGATATGAAAGAAGGTAATTGTATGAAAAAGAAATGGCGCGCCTGTGTTTTTTCGGTAATGGCGTTGGGCGGAGTGATTATCGCAGGGCCGGTTTTGGCAGCTCCCCAGGAAGAAGCTCAGCCAATAATTATCCAAAAAGAAGATCCGGAGCAAGCCGGCAACACTCGTGAAAAAACAAGGGTGTCGGAGCAAGTTGCTTTGGTTAAAGAAGTAAACAACGTACAGAAATAGCAAGAGAAGCCCCTTTGCTCAGGGGCTTTTCTATCTTTTCATAGCGTAAAATAACAAATACAAAGAAGAAAAAATAGTAGTACAATGTATTTCAAGGATGTAGAAAGCCCAAAAGGAGTATGCGCTTATGAAATATATGAGCACGTTGCTTGCGGTCCGAGATATGGAAAAATCGAAGCGATTTTACACAAAAATACTAGGTCTTGCCGTTGTCTCGGACTTTGGGGATAATATAGTTTTGACAGGCGGCATTGCCTTGCAGACGGTGGCAACTTGGGTTGCTTTTTTGCAAAAAAAAGAGGAAGATATTTTTTTTGCAAACCATGCAAGCGAGCTTTATTTTGAGGAAAATGACATAGATATTTTCATGGAATCGCTGCAGCGGCAAGAGATACGATATGTACATCCTCTTTTTGAGCACCGCTGGGGGCAAAGAGTGGTGCGCTTTTATGATCCTGATGGGCATATTATTGAAGTTGGCGAGAACATGGCGATGGTGGTGCAGCGTTTTTTACAGAAGGGCTTATCGATAGAAGAAACGGCCTTGCGAATGGAAGTGTCCTTAGAATATGTGCGAGCCTGTATTCGAAAATGCGAGAATGACTCAGGATTTTGAGAGCTGTGAAAAAATAATGAAACTCTTGCGTAAAAAACAGGTAAAAATTACTTGCACTTTGCAGCGTGCGTGATACAATCATCTTGGTCCTAGAACAACGGTGACGGCAGGGAAACCGGCCATTAGGCCTAAAGACCGTCACAAAGAAGGGAGAGGGATATGAACGCGCAACTCCGACTGACAGAAGAAGAAGCAAAAGCCTTGGCGAAGGAGCATGGCACTCCGCTATTGGTGGTGTCTACCAAGAGGGTAACGGAAAATTACCAATACTTGAAGCGAAAGCTGCCCCGCGTTGAGGTGCACTATGCAATGAAAGCCAATCCAGACGAACATATTGTCCGGACGTTGGCCGATCTGGGATCTTGTTTCGATGTCGCCTCAGCAGGCGAGATGGAAGCGCTCACAGCGATGGGC includes these proteins:
- a CDS encoding class I SAM-dependent methyltransferase; translated protein: MSLLAERAEFMLRFLEEPAKIGSITPSSMFLARKMLGELPWPELDTIVELGAGTGVFTGYISQNKQKSAKTLVVEQDRSMRETLRERYPEFFYGTRAEELPALLRYFNLPQADCVISGLPFATFSKEERNQVLLAVSQSLKTNGVFVAFQYSLQMRSLVKKYFREVRIRFAPLNFPPAFIYYCKK
- a CDS encoding VOC family protein; translation: MKYMSTLLAVRDMEKSKRFYTKILGLAVVSDFGDNIVLTGGIALQTVATWVAFLQKKEEDIFFANHASELYFEENDIDIFMESLQRQEIRYVHPLFEHRWGQRVVRFYDPDGHIIEVGENMAMVVQRFLQKGLSIEETALRMEVSLEYVRACIRKCENDSGF
- a CDS encoding response regulator transcription factor, with product MTSKASHLLIVEDEWKIARFLQLELEHEGFTTEIEANGRHALERIVQENFNLVLLDVMLPEMDGIEICKRVREVSDVPIIMVTAKGELDDKVEGLNIGADDYLTKPFAIRELLARIRAALRKRNVSGLKENTLHLKNLVLHPSRYEAQVDGQLVELTKKEYDLLEYLVRNKHVVLDREHILQEVWGYDYLGDTNVVDVYIRYLRSKLDERFGEKYIHTVRGVGYVVKD
- a CDS encoding sensor histidine kinase; translation: MWSKIKGVPVPISIKLTFLYTAILSLILLFTSSLTVAGLYYVLYDQAVADIDLSVDTLSRHIASGEPVDQRLLKENLLLPGIILRISDEQNQLLVDSAPHMPSNQSVMEKAEIEHDPLNPALLLNTPLRILHVNDMYFYYTTAHVSYGSHTYHLQIIKTMAAEKNFLKTLIRGLFLTTALGLLIAILAGMFISRKTLQPLRTIITTAKEIEIHDLGKRIPLSNSKDELHELAATFNHMLNRIQTGFEQQQRFVADASHELRTPITVISGYADMLDRWGKQDGAALTEGIEAIKSEAANMHNLIEKLLFLARTDQNKQTLTKDALLMPPLLEDIFQETRLIAPQHQVLLSQNQQASILADAVAIKQMLRIFIENSIKYTPDGGVITLASQRINTHLEITITDTGIGIPKKEQAKIFDRFYRVDSSRSKTTGGTGLGLSIAHWIAAQHNATIQVASVPSQGTTIILKFPLIS
- a CDS encoding methyl-accepting chemotaxis protein codes for the protein MNFLLNMKISRKLLVLTITSSLLLLAVGLVGYYYVRAGHDQITEIFEKHVAGLDISQDLRQQNRARQGLLLRLITADQSEQGKLIEQLKKRDKDFAALIDKLEKMNLNNDEKQLVDKIKASAAKYLDLQNNIIKLSISNKSGDALTFYKQGEGLVEGLADEIRALVKNQEKEIAIVHEANEQDYKKSVMLLLGISAISIVLTFMLGQYISRLIVKPVTGVVQEAALIAKGDLASKDLVLQSRDEMGKLTAEFNSMKSNLRQLIKSVAQSAEHLSASSEQLTASAEQSAQAANQVASTITEVAKGAEKQTNAITSMSASVSKISVSIQHAVVNSNTATTTTDKSALAAQAGLGEISTAIEQMASVEKTVDRSAAMVAKLGERSQEIGQIVDTISGIAGQTNLLALNAAIEAARAGEQGRGFAVVAEEVRKLAEQSQEAAKQIASLIGEIQEDTNKAVLAMNAGTSEVKKGAEVVTLAGESFDNIAQHVNVVSRQIKEVSSIMQEIAFESQQIVEEVHQIDDISKNALDHTQTVSAATEEQSASMKEIGVNSQSLAKMAEELQQAVQKFKI